Proteins from a genomic interval of Bradyrhizobium sp. CCGB01:
- the dinB gene encoding DNA polymerase IV, with protein sequence MSESDTVTGDASPVRKIIHIDMDAFYASVEQRDNPDLRGKPVAVGGSAERGVVAAASYEARKFGVRSAMPSVTAKRQCPDLIFVKPRFEVYKAISRQIRDIFAEHTPIIEPLSLDEAYLDVTENLQGIPLARDVALRIREKIKAETGLNASAGISYNKFLAKLASDHRKPNGQFVISPEMGPAFVETLPVGKFHGIGPATSAKMNALGLFTGLDIRNQTLEFMNANFGKSGAYYYWISRGVDERPVRANRIRKSIGAETTFSTDLSEFDVLVAELKPLVDKVWRHCEATGNRGRTVTLKIKFADFEIITRSRSVTAPVAGRDELERLACGLLEVEMPLPKRVRLLGVSLAALQIGDDAEPQLTFGI encoded by the coding sequence ATGAGCGAATCCGACACGGTGACGGGCGACGCCTCGCCCGTCCGCAAGATCATCCATATCGACATGGATGCCTTCTATGCGTCCGTGGAACAGCGCGACAATCCGGACCTGCGCGGCAAGCCGGTCGCCGTCGGAGGCTCCGCGGAGCGCGGCGTTGTCGCGGCCGCCAGTTACGAGGCCCGCAAGTTCGGCGTTCGCTCCGCCATGCCATCGGTGACCGCGAAGCGGCAATGTCCCGATCTCATCTTCGTCAAGCCGCGCTTCGAGGTCTACAAGGCGATCTCCCGGCAGATCCGCGACATCTTTGCCGAGCACACGCCCATCATCGAGCCGCTGTCGCTCGACGAGGCCTATCTCGACGTGACCGAAAACCTGCAAGGCATTCCGCTGGCGCGGGACGTCGCACTTCGGATCCGCGAGAAGATCAAGGCCGAGACGGGTCTCAACGCCTCGGCGGGCATTTCCTACAACAAGTTTCTGGCCAAACTCGCCTCCGATCATCGCAAGCCGAACGGCCAGTTCGTGATCTCGCCGGAGATGGGACCCGCCTTCGTCGAGACGCTGCCCGTCGGCAAGTTCCACGGGATCGGCCCGGCAACGAGTGCGAAGATGAACGCGCTCGGCCTGTTTACCGGGCTCGACATCCGTAACCAGACGCTTGAATTCATGAATGCGAACTTCGGCAAGTCGGGCGCCTATTACTACTGGATCTCGCGAGGTGTCGACGAACGGCCGGTCCGGGCCAACCGGATCCGCAAATCGATCGGCGCGGAGACCACGTTCTCGACCGATCTCAGTGAATTCGACGTGCTGGTCGCCGAGCTAAAACCTCTCGTCGACAAGGTCTGGCGCCATTGCGAGGCGACCGGCAACCGGGGGCGCACCGTCACCCTCAAGATCAAGTTTGCCGACTTCGAGATCATCACACGCAGCAGGTCCGTCACAGCGCCGGTTGCAGGCCGGGACGAACTGGAGCGTTTGGCCTGCGGGCTGCTCGAAGTCGAGATGCCGCTGCCCAAGCGCGTCAGACTGCTCGGGGTATCGTTGGCCGCCCTCCAGATCGGCGACGATGCGGAGCCGCAGTTGACGTTCGGCATTTGA
- a CDS encoding branched-chain amino acid ABC transporter permease produces the protein MTEIAATDPLPKPKRDIAPILLPIAVALLMIPLIGSTSSWLTLTAASLAMGMMIFIMASGLTLVFGLMDVLNFGHGAFIAVGAYVATLVLAPFAASMQADSLWINLAVLAPAALLSMAVSGALGLVVERVLILPVYGQHLKQILMTTGGLIVAEQTLYALWGPQIIPMPLPTSLRGSFILGDVAIAKYRVLAMLIGLAVFIAIQLVLNRTKLGLLIRAGVENREMVEALGYRIRRLFLGVFMTGSALAGLGGVMWALYREQVHASMSDDLTVLIFIVVIIGGLGSIGGCFIGAILVAMVANYGGFLVPKLALVSNILLMVAILMWRPRGLYAVTSR, from the coding sequence GTGACTGAAATCGCCGCAACCGATCCGCTGCCGAAGCCGAAGCGCGACATCGCGCCGATCCTGCTGCCGATCGCAGTCGCGCTTCTCATGATCCCGCTGATCGGATCGACCAGCTCCTGGCTGACGCTGACCGCTGCGAGCCTCGCGATGGGCATGATGATCTTCATCATGGCCTCCGGCCTGACGCTGGTGTTCGGCTTGATGGATGTGCTCAATTTCGGCCACGGCGCCTTCATCGCGGTCGGCGCCTATGTCGCAACGCTGGTGCTGGCGCCGTTCGCGGCTTCCATGCAGGCGGATTCGCTCTGGATCAACCTTGCGGTGCTGGCGCCGGCGGCGCTGCTGTCGATGGCGGTATCAGGCGCGCTCGGCCTGGTCGTCGAGCGCGTGCTGATCCTGCCCGTCTACGGCCAGCATCTGAAGCAGATCCTGATGACGACCGGCGGCCTGATCGTCGCCGAGCAAACGCTCTATGCGCTGTGGGGGCCGCAGATCATCCCGATGCCGCTGCCGACATCGCTACGCGGCTCCTTCATCCTCGGCGACGTCGCGATTGCCAAATACCGCGTGCTGGCGATGCTGATCGGCCTTGCGGTCTTCATCGCGATCCAGCTCGTGCTCAACCGCACCAAGCTTGGCCTGCTGATCCGCGCCGGCGTCGAGAACCGCGAGATGGTCGAGGCGCTCGGCTACCGCATCCGCCGGCTTTTCCTCGGCGTGTTCATGACGGGCTCGGCGCTCGCCGGCCTCGGCGGCGTGATGTGGGCGCTCTATCGCGAGCAGGTCCATGCCTCCATGAGCGACGATCTCACCGTCCTGATTTTCATCGTCGTGATCATCGGCGGCCTCGGCTCGATCGGAGGCTGCTTCATCGGCGCCATCCTGGTCGCGATGGTCGCCAATTACGGCGGCTTCCTGGTACCGAAGCTCGCCCTCGTCTCCAACATCCTGCTGATGGTCGCCATTCTGATGTGGCGACCGCGCGGCCTCTATGCGGTGACCAGCCGATGA
- a CDS encoding diguanylate cyclase: MARPRKASTKAVDVADSYAVRLMQHLVVPTFVIDPKRRVVIWNRACERLTGLAASEVIGTTKHWQAFYETRRPCLADLVALDRPEQLPEFYSEYAARGHNGLGFSAENWCVMPKLGSQLYLAIDAGPIHDEAGHLIAVVETLRDLTDQKRAETALKELATKDGLTGLSNRRAFDQMLMTEWARAQRTQKPMALLFVDVDHFKLFNDRHGHQSGDECLRAVADVVSRHATRPLDLASRYGGEEFALILPDMDCDPACVIAEEIRRAVMALRIAHGAIGAGDHLTLSVGVASHIPGEADGGPDRLLGAADEALYAAKRLGRNRVICAERVLAEFACHGREPVPGRAARKSA, encoded by the coding sequence ATGGCCAGGCCGAGGAAAGCGTCCACTAAAGCCGTCGACGTCGCGGATTCCTATGCCGTGCGGCTGATGCAGCATCTGGTGGTGCCGACCTTCGTGATCGACCCGAAGCGCCGCGTCGTGATCTGGAACAGGGCCTGCGAGCGGCTGACCGGCCTCGCCGCCTCGGAGGTGATCGGCACGACGAAACACTGGCAGGCCTTCTACGAGACCAGGCGCCCGTGCCTCGCCGACCTGGTCGCGCTCGACCGTCCCGAGCAGCTGCCGGAATTTTATTCGGAATATGCCGCGCGCGGCCACAACGGGCTCGGCTTTTCCGCGGAGAACTGGTGCGTGATGCCCAAGCTCGGCAGCCAGCTCTATCTCGCGATCGACGCCGGCCCGATCCACGACGAGGCCGGCCATCTGATCGCCGTGGTGGAGACGCTGCGCGACCTCACCGACCAGAAGCGCGCCGAGACCGCGCTCAAGGAGCTCGCGACCAAGGACGGGCTGACCGGCCTGTCGAACCGCCGCGCCTTCGACCAGATGCTGATGACGGAATGGGCCCGCGCGCAGCGGACGCAGAAGCCGATGGCGCTGCTGTTCGTCGACGTCGATCATTTCAAGCTGTTCAACGACCGCCACGGCCACCAGAGCGGCGACGAATGTCTGCGCGCGGTCGCGGATGTCGTCAGCCGGCATGCCACCCGTCCGCTCGACCTCGCCAGCCGTTATGGCGGGGAGGAGTTCGCGTTGATCCTGCCGGACATGGATTGCGATCCCGCCTGCGTCATCGCCGAGGAGATCCGCCGTGCCGTCATGGCCTTGCGGATCGCCCATGGCGCCATTGGAGCCGGCGACCACCTCACCCTCAGCGTCGGCGTCGCCAGCCATATTCCCGGCGAAGCCGATGGCGGCCCCGACCGGCTGTTGGGTGCGGCCGACGAGGCGCTCTATGCGGCCAAACGGCTCGGCCGCAACCGCGTCATCTGCGCCGAACGCGTGCTTGCCGAATTCGCCTGTCACGGCCGGGAGCCGGTTCCTGGCCGCGCCGCCCGCAAATCGGCCTAA
- a CDS encoding TspO/MBR family protein translates to MLQLSFFVVAVVGIGWLIGATNLPGDWYAGLAKPGFVPPNWAFPVAWTILYILIAVAGWRTFRREPSGKAMQVWVAQLALNFIWSPVMFTMHQIGAALVILIGLFVAIVTYISLETSRDRLAAALFVPYAAWVAFAGVLNAAIWRLN, encoded by the coding sequence ATGCTTCAGTTGTCGTTCTTCGTCGTCGCCGTGGTCGGCATCGGCTGGCTGATCGGTGCGACCAATCTTCCCGGAGACTGGTATGCGGGCCTTGCCAAACCGGGTTTCGTGCCGCCGAACTGGGCGTTTCCGGTGGCCTGGACGATCCTTTATATCCTGATCGCTGTCGCCGGCTGGCGGACCTTTCGCCGTGAGCCATCGGGTAAAGCGATGCAGGTCTGGGTCGCGCAGCTGGCTCTCAATTTCATCTGGTCTCCGGTGATGTTCACGATGCATCAGATCGGAGCCGCGCTCGTCATCCTCATTGGCCTGTTCGTCGCGATCGTGACTTACATCAGTCTCGAGACATCACGGGACAGGTTGGCAGCCGCATTGTTCGTACCTTACGCAGCCTGGGTCGCGTTTGCCGGCGTACTCAATGCGGCCATCTGGCGATTGAATTGA
- a CDS encoding metallophosphoesterase encodes MRCLVVADLHYSLPQLDWLVSAAPQFDLVIFAGDALDIGSMVDFRAQIVVVKKYLALLAAQTRVILCSGNHDLDERNADGEKISRWISEVRELGIACDGDSLAIGDTLFTVCPWWDGPLVQQRIAEQLRDAAIRRPQRWIWVHHAPPANSPTSWGGKRFFGDVELVQWIMQYQPSMVISGHVHQSPFIADGSWFDRLGQTWVFNAGLQPGRPPTHIVLDLDASQAFWLAAGEAQWIDLNAPLKRPASYVEAPPDWLTSLDRIPDPSLAKPRAAAG; translated from the coding sequence ATGCGCTGCCTCGTCGTGGCCGACCTGCACTATTCGCTGCCGCAGCTCGATTGGCTCGTGAGCGCGGCTCCGCAATTCGACCTCGTGATCTTCGCCGGCGATGCCCTCGACATCGGCTCGATGGTGGATTTTCGCGCGCAGATCGTGGTGGTGAAGAAGTACCTCGCGCTGCTCGCGGCGCAGACCCGCGTGATCCTCTGCTCCGGCAATCACGACCTCGACGAGCGCAATGCGGACGGCGAAAAGATCTCGCGCTGGATTTCGGAGGTGCGCGAGTTGGGCATTGCCTGCGACGGCGACAGCCTCGCCATCGGCGACACGCTGTTCACGGTGTGCCCGTGGTGGGACGGGCCATTGGTCCAGCAGCGCATCGCCGAGCAGCTGCGCGATGCAGCCATCAGGCGGCCGCAGCGCTGGATCTGGGTCCATCATGCGCCACCGGCGAATTCGCCGACGAGCTGGGGCGGCAAGCGCTTCTTCGGCGATGTCGAGCTGGTGCAGTGGATCATGCAGTACCAGCCGTCGATGGTGATCTCGGGCCATGTGCACCAGTCGCCCTTCATTGCCGACGGCTCGTGGTTTGACCGGCTGGGCCAGACCTGGGTGTTCAACGCCGGCCTGCAACCGGGCCGGCCGCCGACGCATATCGTGCTGGATCTCGATGCGAGCCAGGCGTTCTGGCTGGCGGCGGGCGAAGCGCAGTGGATCGACCTCAATGCACCGCTGAAGCGGCCGGCGTCCTATGTCGAGGCGCCACCCGACTGGCTCACATCCTTGGATCGGATTCCCGATCCGAGCCTGGCGAAAC
- a CDS encoding DNA-3-methyladenine glycosylase I — MTSFKTIRARAEKRKGGPEALDKLMPDKPDLKGLAKLGDDRILAEMTKRVFCAGFAWSVIDSKWDGFEAAFLRFQPAKLIFQPEDYWESLLRDARIVRNGAKIMSVRDNAAFVQEIAKEHGSFGKFLAKWPPSNEIGLLDLLTKRGSRLGGNTGQMLLRFVGWDGFVTSRDVVVCLRDAGLDIAEEVKSKGDLAKVQAQFNAWAEETGLPYTYLSRICALSVGENRSDH; from the coding sequence ATGACCTCCTTCAAGACCATTCGTGCCCGTGCCGAGAAGCGCAAGGGCGGCCCCGAGGCGCTGGACAAGCTGATGCCTGACAAGCCCGACTTGAAGGGTCTGGCAAAGCTCGGCGACGATCGCATTCTCGCCGAGATGACCAAACGGGTGTTTTGCGCCGGCTTTGCCTGGAGCGTGATCGATTCGAAATGGGATGGCTTTGAAGCCGCCTTTCTGCGCTTCCAGCCGGCCAAGCTCATCTTCCAGCCCGAGGATTATTGGGAAAGCCTGCTGCGCGATGCGCGCATCGTGCGCAACGGCGCCAAGATCATGTCGGTGCGTGACAACGCCGCCTTCGTGCAGGAGATCGCGAAGGAGCACGGCAGCTTCGGAAAGTTTCTGGCGAAGTGGCCGCCATCCAACGAGATCGGCCTGCTCGACCTCCTCACCAAGCGCGGCAGCCGCCTGGGTGGCAACACCGGCCAGATGCTGCTGCGCTTCGTCGGCTGGGACGGTTTTGTGACGTCCAGGGACGTGGTGGTCTGCCTGCGCGATGCCGGCCTCGACATCGCCGAAGAGGTCAAGTCAAAGGGCGATCTTGCAAAGGTGCAGGCGCAGTTCAACGCCTGGGCCGAGGAGACCGGTCTGCCCTACACCTATCTGTCACGCATCTGCGCGCTGTCGGTCGGCGAGAATCGCAGCGATCACTAG
- a CDS encoding branched-chain amino acid ABC transporter permease: MMILSGDPPRSRVLTLVLVVIILALAATPFLFPGAKALNVAAKICVFAALVASYDLLLGYTGSVSFAHTMFYGIGSYAIAIALYGMGPNWAAVATGIVVGLPLAALLALAIGLFSLRVAAIFFAMITLAVASAFQVLASQLSWLTGGEDGRSFQLPELLRPGTVLISKNLFGFEINGRILTFYLVFAVSALMILALLRVVNSPFGRVLQAIRENRFRAEALGFRTVFHLTYANCLAALVAASAGILNALWLRYAGPDTSLSFSIMLDILLMVVIGGMGTIYGAIIGATIFILAQNYLQSLMGVASKAASEAGLPLLPGLLHPDRWLLWLGLLFIASVYFFPTGVVGRLRNVGSGKSAGASH; this comes from the coding sequence ATGATGATCCTGTCAGGCGATCCGCCGCGCAGCCGCGTGCTCACGCTCGTTCTCGTCGTCATCATCCTCGCGCTGGCGGCGACGCCGTTCCTGTTCCCCGGCGCCAAGGCGCTGAACGTCGCGGCCAAGATCTGCGTCTTCGCCGCGCTGGTGGCGTCCTACGACCTCCTGCTCGGCTATACCGGCTCGGTGTCGTTCGCCCACACCATGTTCTACGGCATCGGCAGCTACGCGATCGCGATCGCGCTGTACGGGATGGGGCCGAACTGGGCCGCGGTCGCAACCGGCATCGTCGTCGGCCTGCCGCTCGCGGCGCTGCTCGCGCTCGCGATCGGCCTGTTCTCGCTGCGGGTCGCCGCGATCTTCTTTGCCATGATCACGCTCGCGGTCGCCTCCGCCTTCCAGGTGCTGGCCTCGCAGCTCTCCTGGCTGACCGGCGGCGAGGACGGGCGCAGCTTTCAGCTGCCCGAACTGCTTCGCCCCGGCACGGTGCTGATTTCCAAGAACCTGTTCGGCTTCGAGATCAACGGCCGCATCCTCACCTTCTACCTGGTGTTCGCCGTCTCGGCCCTGATGATCCTCGCTCTGTTGCGTGTCGTGAACTCGCCGTTCGGGCGCGTGCTCCAGGCGATCCGCGAGAACCGGTTTCGCGCCGAGGCGCTCGGCTTCCGCACCGTTTTCCACCTGACCTACGCCAACTGCCTCGCCGCGCTGGTCGCCGCCAGCGCCGGCATCTTGAACGCGTTGTGGCTGCGCTATGCCGGCCCCGACACCTCGCTCAGCTTCTCGATCATGCTCGACATCCTCCTGATGGTCGTGATCGGCGGCATGGGCACGATCTACGGCGCGATCATCGGCGCCACCATCTTCATCCTCGCCCAGAACTATTTGCAATCGCTGATGGGCGTCGCCTCCAAGGCGGCGAGCGAAGCCGGCCTGCCGCTGCTGCCGGGGCTGCTGCATCCCGATCGCTGGCTGCTGTGGCTCGGGCTGCTGTTCATCGCCAGCGTCTACTTCTTCCCGACCGGCGTGGTCGGCCGGCTGCGCAATGTCGGCAGCGGCAAGAGTGCGGGCGCCTCGCATTAG
- a CDS encoding EAL domain-containing protein translates to MGQVLSGVAAGMSLAVKNGWEATMRRGPVLWLTLCGVLLVAGIFAVTAMAVGEFRERTLANRERELENTVQLIARHFDQQFEDSDVVAADLIGQMNLPEITSPAMFRERMSGPAANQMLRGKISAVSYLGDIVIYDAEGEIVNWSRAQPLPKINVASRAYFQTFKSNPRSEPVLLESVRSYLIDKWTTVVARRLNMPDGTFLGVMVRRIDPDNYHHYFASVALGEGAAISLFDREGKMLARYPHVEELIGRNFKDAPLMRKMLAEGGRHTLRVKGPIDGEDRLGSAASLSHFPLVIVATNTTSAALADWRQQTGFMVTTATLSATVIALILFLIVRQINRQNRESQERLEAERRRLDTALNNMSQGLILYDAAGYIVTCNRRYADMFGLSTDVIKPGCHIRDAMNHRKERGSFSGDVDAFCANVMRVVAEGTVSTRIHELPNGRAFQVINTPLVQGGWVATIEEITERRDLEQERDRNYMFLREIIDHIPSQITVKDAQTRQYLLVNRSAEEQFGKSGEDIVGKAPFDIYPHDVARLVTEDDTAALQAPTGMFKDEHPWPSQTKGLRHITSTRIGIRDKSGEPRYLISVVEDVTERRRAHEKIAHMAHYDALTDLPNRTLFREQIERELAKVADGCQFALLYIDVDEFKGINDSLGHHVGDELLKAIATRLRGCLKRGDLIARLGGDEFAVIQTGIQSSADVLSFVTRIYEAIRQPYHCLGHQLSTDASIGIALAPQDGTDLDQLIKHADLAMYGAKAEGRRTHRFFEPEMDASAKARLTMEQDLRQALVNGGFEIHYQPLVDLRTNGVSGCEALLRWRHPERGWVSPAEFIPVAEDTGLINELGDWVLRMACNEAATWPTHVRIAVNVSPVQLKCDTLALRIAGALAASGLDPRRLELEITEAVLIRDDEAALSILHQLRSIGVRIALDDFGTGYSSLSYLKRFPFDKIKIDRCFVADIAETSGAPVIVQAVVNIAAASNMTTVAEGVETEAQREMLRALGCTEMQGYLFSKPKPAAEVRKLFGPNNAVPVAAVA, encoded by the coding sequence ATGGGCCAAGTCTTGTCAGGGGTCGCAGCCGGAATGTCCTTAGCCGTGAAGAACGGCTGGGAGGCAACGATGCGGCGCGGACCGGTGCTGTGGCTGACCCTGTGCGGTGTGCTGCTGGTCGCGGGCATCTTCGCCGTGACCGCCATGGCCGTCGGCGAATTCCGCGAACGGACCCTGGCCAACCGCGAGCGCGAGCTGGAAAACACGGTGCAGCTGATCGCGCGGCACTTTGACCAGCAGTTTGAAGATTCGGACGTCGTCGCTGCCGACCTGATCGGCCAGATGAATCTGCCGGAGATCACCTCACCCGCAATGTTCCGCGAGCGGATGTCCGGGCCTGCCGCAAACCAGATGCTGCGCGGCAAGATCAGCGCGGTATCCTACCTCGGCGACATCGTGATCTACGACGCGGAGGGCGAAATCGTCAATTGGTCCCGCGCCCAGCCGCTACCCAAGATCAACGTCGCCTCGCGCGCCTATTTCCAGACCTTCAAGTCGAACCCGCGATCCGAGCCGGTGCTGCTGGAATCCGTGCGCAGCTACCTCATCGACAAATGGACCACGGTCGTCGCGCGGCGGTTGAACATGCCGGACGGCACGTTCCTCGGCGTCATGGTGCGCCGGATCGATCCCGACAACTATCATCACTATTTCGCTTCCGTCGCGCTCGGCGAAGGCGCGGCCATCTCGCTGTTCGATCGCGAAGGCAAGATGCTGGCCCGGTACCCGCATGTCGAAGAGCTGATCGGCAGGAATTTCAAGGACGCCCCGCTGATGCGCAAGATGCTGGCCGAAGGTGGCCGGCACACGCTGCGGGTCAAGGGTCCGATCGACGGCGAGGATCGCCTCGGGTCGGCGGCCTCGCTTTCGCATTTCCCCCTGGTCATCGTCGCGACCAACACCACGAGCGCCGCGTTGGCGGACTGGCGGCAGCAGACCGGCTTCATGGTCACCACGGCGACGCTTTCGGCCACCGTGATCGCGCTGATCCTCTTCCTGATCGTTCGCCAGATCAATCGTCAGAACCGCGAGTCGCAGGAGCGGCTGGAAGCGGAGCGGCGGCGGCTCGACACCGCTCTGAACAACATGTCGCAAGGGCTGATCCTGTACGACGCCGCCGGATACATCGTCACCTGCAACCGCCGCTACGCCGACATGTTCGGCCTTTCCACTGATGTCATCAAGCCCGGCTGTCACATTCGCGATGCCATGAACCACCGCAAGGAGCGTGGCTCGTTCAGCGGCGACGTCGATGCGTTTTGCGCCAATGTGATGAGGGTCGTCGCCGAAGGCACGGTTTCCACCAGGATCCACGAGCTGCCCAACGGCCGCGCCTTCCAGGTCATCAACACCCCGCTCGTGCAGGGCGGATGGGTCGCCACGATCGAGGAGATCACCGAGCGGCGCGATCTGGAGCAGGAACGCGACCGCAACTACATGTTCCTGCGCGAGATCATCGATCACATCCCCTCGCAGATCACGGTGAAGGACGCACAGACGCGGCAATATCTGCTGGTCAACCGGAGCGCCGAGGAGCAATTCGGCAAATCGGGTGAAGACATCGTCGGCAAGGCCCCCTTCGACATCTACCCGCATGACGTAGCCAGGCTCGTCACCGAGGACGACACCGCGGCGCTCCAGGCCCCAACGGGGATGTTCAAGGACGAGCATCCCTGGCCAAGCCAGACCAAGGGACTGCGCCATATCACTTCGACCCGGATCGGCATTCGCGACAAGTCCGGCGAGCCGCGCTACCTCATCAGTGTCGTCGAGGATGTCACCGAGCGGCGGCGCGCCCATGAGAAGATCGCGCATATGGCGCATTACGATGCGCTGACCGACCTGCCGAACCGTACGCTGTTCCGCGAACAGATCGAACGCGAGCTGGCGAAGGTCGCCGATGGCTGCCAGTTCGCGCTGCTCTATATCGATGTCGACGAATTCAAGGGCATCAACGATTCGCTCGGCCATCACGTCGGCGACGAGCTGCTGAAGGCGATCGCGACCCGCCTCCGCGGCTGCCTCAAGCGCGGTGACCTGATCGCACGGCTCGGCGGCGACGAATTCGCGGTGATCCAGACCGGGATCCAGTCTTCTGCGGACGTGCTGTCATTCGTGACGCGGATCTACGAAGCGATCCGCCAGCCCTATCATTGCCTCGGCCACCAGCTCTCCACCGACGCCAGCATCGGCATCGCGCTGGCGCCGCAGGACGGCACCGACCTCGACCAGCTCATCAAGCACGCCGACCTTGCGATGTACGGCGCCAAGGCCGAGGGGCGCCGCACCCACCGCTTCTTCGAGCCGGAGATGGACGCGAGCGCCAAGGCGCGCCTGACCATGGAGCAGGATTTGCGCCAGGCGCTGGTGAATGGCGGCTTCGAGATCCACTACCAGCCGCTGGTCGACCTGCGCACCAACGGCGTGTCGGGCTGCGAGGCGCTGCTGCGCTGGCGGCATCCCGAACGCGGCTGGGTGTCGCCGGCGGAGTTCATCCCGGTCGCCGAGGATACCGGCCTGATCAACGAGCTCGGCGACTGGGTGCTGCGCATGGCCTGCAACGAGGCCGCGACCTGGCCGACGCATGTGCGGATCGCGGTCAACGTCTCGCCGGTGCAGCTCAAATGCGACACGCTGGCGCTGCGGATTGCGGGCGCGCTCGCCGCTTCCGGACTCGACCCGCGCCGGCTCGAGCTCGAAATCACCGAGGCCGTGCTGATCCGCGACGACGAGGCCGCGCTCTCGATCCTGCACCAGCTCCGTTCCATCGGCGTGCGCATCGCGCTCGACGATTTCGGCACCGGCTATTCCTCGCTGAGCTATCTGAAGCGCTTCCCGTTCGACAAGATCAAGATCGACCGCTGCTTCGTCGCCGACATCGCGGAGACCAGCGGCGCGCCGGTGATCGTGCAGGCGGTGGTGAACATTGCCGCTGCCAGCAACATGACCACGGTCGCCGAGGGCGTCGAGACCGAGGCGCAGCGCGAGATGCTGCGCGCGCTCGGCTGCACGGAGATGCAGGGTTATCTTTTCAGCAAGCCGAAGCCGGCCGCCGAAGTGCGAAAGCTGTTCGGTCCGAACAATGCCGTGCCGGTGGCGGCGGTCGCCTGA
- a CDS encoding DUF1330 domain-containing protein has protein sequence MAKAYWVATYRAIKNPDAMAAYAKLSRPAIEAAGGRVLARGMPAAAFELGQMERVVLIEFDSVASARAAYESPAYKVAHDALGDGADRDIRIVEAAE, from the coding sequence ATGGCAAAAGCCTATTGGGTTGCCACCTATCGCGCGATCAAGAACCCCGACGCCATGGCGGCTTACGCAAAACTGTCACGCCCGGCGATCGAGGCGGCCGGCGGCCGCGTGCTCGCGCGCGGAATGCCGGCTGCGGCGTTCGAGCTTGGCCAGATGGAACGCGTCGTCCTCATCGAGTTCGACAGCGTCGCGAGCGCCAGGGCGGCGTATGAAAGCCCGGCCTACAAGGTTGCGCACGACGCGCTGGGTGACGGCGCGGACCGCGATATCAGGATCGTCGAAGCCGCCGAGTAA